A single Inediibacterium massiliense DNA region contains:
- a CDS encoding YlmC/YmxH family sporulation protein: MGEKMISTYDLREKEIINITDGRRLGYVSDIEVNLEKGRIEALVLPGPGKILNFFGKENDYLITWSEIKKIGVDVILVALRDEIIVKDEENGKNE; this comes from the coding sequence GTGGGTGAGAAAATGATTAGTACCTATGATTTAAGAGAAAAAGAAATTATCAATATAACAGATGGAAGAAGATTAGGATATGTATCAGATATAGAGGTAAACTTAGAAAAGGGAAGAATAGAAGCACTTGTATTACCAGGTCCAGGAAAAATATTAAATTTTTTTGGAAAAGAGAATGATTATTTAATTACATGGAGTGAAATAAAAAAAATTGGAGTAGATGTAATATTGGTTGCATTAAGAGATGAAATCATCGTAAAAGATGAGGAAAATGGAAAAAATGAGTAG
- the nrdR gene encoding transcriptional regulator NrdR, whose translation MNCPFCEYFDTKVVDSRPTEEGQAIRRRRECGKCKKRFTTYEKIEEIPLIVIKKDGNREAYNRNKVLNGIIRACEKRPVPMKEIEMMLDDIEKNLHNTMEKEIRSTYIGEQVMNHLKDLDEVAYVRFASVYRQFKDINTFMEELRKMLNEK comes from the coding sequence ATGAATTGTCCATTTTGCGAATATTTTGATACAAAAGTAGTAGATTCAAGACCTACAGAGGAAGGACAAGCAATTCGCAGAAGAAGAGAATGTGGAAAGTGTAAAAAGAGATTTACGACCTATGAAAAAATAGAAGAGATTCCGTTAATCGTTATAAAAAAAGATGGCAATAGAGAAGCTTATAATAGAAATAAAGTTTTAAATGGAATTATACGAGCTTGTGAAAAAAGACCTGTACCTATGAAAGAGATTGAAATGATGCTAGACGATATAGAAAAGAATCTTCATAATACTATGGAGAAGGAAATAAGGAGTACTTATATAGGAGAACAAGTTATGAATCATTTGAAGGACTTAGATGAAGTAGCTTATGTAAGATTTGCTTCTGTGTATAGACAATTTAAAGATATTAATACATTTATGGAAGAATTAAGAAAAATGCTTAATGAAAAATAG
- the sigG gene encoding RNA polymerase sporulation sigma factor SigG, translating to MHINKVEICGVNTAKLPVLTNAQMKKLFERIYQGDLTAREEFIRGNLRLVLSVIQRFNNRGEHVDDLFQVGCIGLIKAIDNFDLSHNVKFSTYAVPMIIGEIRRYLRDNNSIRVSRSLRDTAYKALQVRDQLISKNSKEPTVSDIAKELDIPREEVVFALDAIQDPISLFEPIYHDSGDAIFVMDQVSDEKSEDETWLESIALKDALRKLTGREKHILTLRFFEGRTQMEVADEIGISQAQVSRLEKTALKHMRKYV from the coding sequence ATGCATATTAATAAAGTAGAAATTTGCGGAGTAAATACAGCAAAGTTACCAGTTTTAACAAATGCACAAATGAAAAAACTATTTGAAAGAATCTATCAGGGAGATTTAACAGCAAGAGAGGAGTTTATAAGAGGAAATTTGAGATTGGTTTTAAGTGTAATTCAAAGATTTAACAATAGAGGAGAGCATGTAGATGATTTGTTTCAAGTAGGATGTATTGGTTTGATTAAAGCTATAGATAACTTTGATTTAAGTCACAATGTAAAGTTTTCTACATATGCTGTTCCTATGATCATAGGAGAAATCAGAAGATATTTAAGAGATAATAATTCTATACGTGTAAGTAGGTCTCTAAGAGATACAGCTTATAAGGCACTTCAAGTAAGAGATCAATTAATTAGTAAAAATTCAAAAGAACCTACTGTATCAGATATTGCAAAAGAATTAGATATTCCAAGAGAGGAAGTAGTATTTGCACTAGATGCCATACAAGATCCTATATCTTTGTTTGAACCAATATATCATGATAGTGGAGATGCGATATTTGTAATGGATCAAGTGAGTGATGAAAAAAGTGAAGATGAAACGTGGTTAGAGAGTATTGCTCTAAAAGATGCTTTAAGAAAATTAACTGGAAGGGAAAAACATATATTAACCTTAAGATTTTTCGAAGGAAGAACTCAAATGGAGGTGGCAGATGAAATTGGAATATCTCAAGCACAAGTGTCTAGACTTGAAAAAACAGCACTAAAACATATGCGCAAATATGTTTAA